The following proteins come from a genomic window of Frankia casuarinae:
- a CDS encoding TetR family transcriptional regulator — protein sequence MCEPAGRRERKKRRTHDALSAAAIALFLDRGFGAVSVAEVAAAAGVSKPTLFTYFTSKEDLVLHRILDHRGEFARVVAQRPAGSSPLAAIEEHLAAGLERREPVTGLNDDREVLAYHGMVFSTPSLLGRLAQHTGQDEDALAAALAAAVPAAGELAARLAAAQIIAVRRVLARENWARLGEGRSAAQVFPDALAAAHQAFRALRRALPDYA from the coding sequence ATGTGCGAGCCCGCCGGCCGGCGTGAGCGCAAGAAGCGGCGCACCCACGACGCGCTGTCCGCGGCGGCCATCGCGCTGTTCCTCGACCGCGGCTTCGGTGCGGTGTCGGTGGCGGAGGTCGCAGCGGCGGCCGGGGTGTCGAAGCCGACGCTGTTCACCTACTTCACGAGCAAGGAGGACCTGGTCCTGCACCGGATCCTCGACCATCGTGGGGAGTTCGCCCGGGTGGTGGCGCAGCGCCCGGCGGGCAGTTCGCCGCTGGCCGCCATCGAGGAACATCTCGCCGCCGGGCTCGAGCGCCGGGAGCCGGTCACCGGTCTGAACGACGACCGCGAGGTGCTCGCCTACCACGGCATGGTCTTCTCCACCCCGAGTCTGCTCGGCAGGCTGGCCCAGCACACCGGGCAGGATGAGGATGCCCTCGCCGCCGCGCTGGCCGCGGCGGTGCCGGCGGCCGGCGAGCTCGCGGCCCGGCTGGCTGCCGCGCAGATCATCGCCGTCCGGCGGGTGCTGGCCCGGGAGAACTGGGCCCGGCTGGGGGAGGGACGGTCCGCCGCGCAGGTGTTCCCGGACGCGCTTGCCGCCGCGCATCAGGCGTTCCGCGCCCTGCGGCGTGCCCTCCCCGACTACGCCTGA
- a CDS encoding sulfotransferase family protein, whose amino-acid sequence MALPDFLVIGVPKAGTTALHAALVRHPALFLPSVKEPKFFLSQGPPPARGGPGDAQTYQEHVWRRADYEALFDAAPAGTLKGEVTPFYLYDLDAQNRIRRLLPKARIIVMLRNPVDRAHSNWTHLWAAGLESERDFVRACALERERRDAGWAQFWHYVSLGLYGEQLSHLFTLFSRDQVLLLRYRDLRDSPAATLDRVCEFLGVETGLVDLVPAENVTPFVADTPVNSVLRAALRTGGRIGHHFPVPARRTFRGPLLTALQRQKGGRPKLTAEQHRAVLPYFVDDIARLEEITGLSYVDWLTVGLEPEIID is encoded by the coding sequence ATGGCCCTTCCCGACTTCCTCGTGATCGGCGTGCCGAAAGCCGGAACGACGGCGCTGCACGCGGCACTCGTCCGACACCCGGCGCTGTTCCTCCCGTCGGTGAAGGAGCCGAAGTTCTTCCTGTCGCAGGGGCCGCCGCCGGCCCGGGGCGGCCCCGGTGACGCCCAGACGTACCAGGAGCACGTGTGGCGGCGGGCCGACTACGAAGCGCTGTTCGATGCCGCTCCGGCGGGGACGCTCAAGGGCGAGGTCACTCCGTTCTACCTCTACGACCTGGACGCCCAGAACCGGATCAGGCGGCTCCTGCCGAAGGCGCGGATCATCGTCATGCTGCGCAACCCGGTCGACCGCGCACATTCGAACTGGACCCATCTGTGGGCGGCGGGGCTGGAGTCGGAACGTGACTTCGTCCGGGCCTGTGCTCTGGAGCGTGAGCGCCGGGACGCCGGCTGGGCCCAGTTCTGGCACTACGTCTCCCTCGGCCTGTACGGGGAGCAGCTCAGCCATCTGTTCACCCTGTTCTCCCGCGACCAGGTCCTGCTGCTGCGCTACCGGGACCTGCGCGACTCCCCCGCCGCCACGCTGGACCGGGTCTGCGAGTTCCTCGGCGTCGAGACGGGTCTGGTGGACCTGGTGCCCGCCGAGAACGTCACGCCGTTCGTCGCGGACACCCCCGTGAACAGCGTGCTGCGCGCGGCGCTACGCACCGGCGGGCGGATCGGGCACCACTTCCCGGTTCCCGCGCGCAGGACCTTCCGCGGTCCGCTGCTCACCGCGTTGCAGCGGCAGAAGGGCGGACGCCCGAAGCTCACCGCCGAGCAGCACCGCGCCGTGCTGCCGTACTTCGTCGACGACATCGCCCGCCTCGAAGAGATCACCGGCCTGTCCTACGTCGACTGGCTCACCGTGGGCCTCGAACCCGAGATCATCGACTGA
- a CDS encoding XdhC family protein, translated as MREIAGTLRRWRAAGTAFAVATVVDVRGSAPRQPGAAMAVAADGEVVGSVSGGCVEGAVYEAAAEVVRTGTPAFETYGIRDDDVAAVGLTCGGVIDLVVTPHLPHLPHLPHLPHLPHLPDVSDLSPPPGQSDPGPLPLDAVLAAIAADEPVALLTVVGGERLGSQVAVWPERTAGSFGSSGCEVTGCEVTAVDDARGMLAAGLSGLRHYGLHGQGGLHGQGRLDAVPVFVCSFAPPPRMLVFGAIDYAAAVVRIGRFLGYRVTVCDARPVFATPRRFPDAHEVVCERPAAFLARTEVDARTVICVLTHDPRFDLPVLRAALRSPAGYVGAMGSRRTHADRLRRLREDGVSESDLARLRSPIGLDLGARTPEETAVSIAAEIIQNRWGGSGRPLRATRGRIHAESGDPGGAGGAGGAADGRPRTAR; from the coding sequence GTGCGCGAGATCGCCGGCACCCTGCGCCGGTGGCGGGCGGCGGGCACCGCGTTCGCGGTGGCCACGGTCGTCGATGTCCGGGGCAGCGCGCCGCGCCAGCCGGGCGCGGCGATGGCTGTGGCTGCCGATGGCGAGGTCGTCGGCAGTGTGTCCGGCGGCTGCGTGGAGGGCGCCGTGTACGAGGCGGCCGCCGAGGTGGTCCGCACGGGGACGCCGGCCTTCGAGACCTATGGGATCCGCGATGACGACGTGGCCGCCGTCGGACTTACCTGCGGCGGCGTCATCGATCTGGTTGTTACGCCGCACCTGCCGCACCTGCCGCACCTGCCGCACCTGCCGCACCTGCCGCACCTGCCGGACGTGTCAGATCTGTCGCCCCCGCCGGGTCAGTCGGACCCGGGGCCATTGCCGCTCGACGCGGTCCTTGCGGCGATCGCCGCCGACGAGCCGGTGGCGCTGCTGACCGTGGTCGGTGGCGAGCGGCTGGGCAGCCAGGTCGCGGTGTGGCCGGAGCGGACCGCCGGTTCGTTCGGTTCGTCCGGGTGCGAGGTGACCGGGTGCGAGGTGACCGCGGTCGACGACGCCCGTGGCATGCTCGCGGCCGGGCTCAGCGGCCTGCGTCACTACGGTCTCCACGGGCAGGGGGGTCTCCACGGGCAGGGGCGACTCGACGCGGTACCGGTGTTCGTCTGTTCGTTCGCGCCGCCGCCGCGGATGCTGGTCTTCGGGGCGATCGACTACGCCGCCGCGGTGGTCCGCATCGGGCGTTTCCTCGGTTACCGGGTGACGGTGTGCGACGCGCGGCCGGTCTTCGCCACTCCTCGCCGTTTCCCCGACGCCCACGAGGTGGTATGCGAGCGACCGGCGGCGTTCCTCGCCCGCACCGAGGTCGACGCGCGCACGGTGATCTGCGTCCTCACCCACGACCCCAGATTCGACCTCCCGGTGCTGCGCGCGGCGCTGCGCTCCCCGGCCGGATACGTCGGGGCGATGGGGTCGCGGCGCACCCACGCCGACCGGCTGCGCCGGCTGCGCGAGGACGGGGTGAGCGAGTCCGACCTGGCCCGGCTGCGCTCACCCATCGGACTGGATCTGGGTGCGCGCACGCCCGAGGAGACGGCCGTCTCCATCGCCGCGGAAATCATCCAGAACCGGTGGGGCGGGAGTGGCCGCCCGTTGCGAGCCACCCGCGGCCGCATCCACGCCGAATCCGGTGATCCCGGCGGTGCCGGCGGTGCCGGCGGTGCCGCGGACGGACGCCCGAGGACAGCAAGATAA
- a CDS encoding DUF2237 family protein, with the protein MADERNVLGGELEPCGTDPVTGFYRDGCCSTGPEDLGSHTVCAVVTTEFLRHQRQVGNDLSTPRPEYSFPGLRPGDRWCVVAVRWLQAYEAGAAAPVVLASTHERALEVIPLEALRAHAVDVPADPRSLG; encoded by the coding sequence GTGGCAGATGAACGGAACGTTCTCGGTGGGGAACTGGAGCCCTGCGGCACCGATCCGGTGACCGGCTTCTACCGCGACGGGTGCTGCAGCACCGGTCCGGAGGATCTCGGTAGCCATACCGTGTGCGCGGTGGTCACCACCGAGTTCCTACGGCACCAGCGGCAGGTCGGCAACGACCTGTCGACGCCCCGACCCGAGTACTCCTTCCCCGGCCTGCGCCCGGGTGACCGCTGGTGCGTGGTCGCGGTACGGTGGCTGCAGGCCTATGAGGCGGGGGCCGCCGCGCCTGTCGTGCTGGCCTCGACGCACGAACGCGCCCTGGAGGTCATCCCGCTGGAGGCGCTGCGCGCCCACGCCGTTGACGTGCCCGCCGACCCACGATCACTCGGCTGA
- a CDS encoding ester cyclase, which yields MTTIATEERISWQRATIEEHIRQENAKDWKKVYDTFLRDERAFYDVVPMNARYEGIRGVQDFYEMLALALPDFIITVTGEYDLPGYSWREVTLVGTHQGEFAGIAPRGRPVRFEGVVLYIFSGQEPGKIIAERAYWDNDSIFRQMKGETDAPRGGVGLTDREPIRAAIA from the coding sequence ATGACCACTATTGCTACCGAGGAACGTATCTCCTGGCAGCGCGCGACCATCGAGGAGCACATCCGCCAGGAGAACGCCAAGGATTGGAAGAAGGTCTACGACACCTTCCTGCGCGACGAGCGTGCCTTCTACGACGTCGTCCCGATGAACGCCCGCTACGAAGGCATCCGCGGTGTGCAGGACTTCTACGAAATGCTCGCCCTTGCCCTACCGGACTTCATCATCACTGTTACCGGAGAATACGACCTCCCCGGTTACTCCTGGCGAGAGGTGACCCTGGTAGGGACACATCAGGGCGAGTTCGCCGGCATTGCCCCTCGGGGTCGTCCGGTTCGTTTCGAAGGCGTTGTGCTCTACATCTTCAGCGGCCAGGAACCGGGCAAAATCATTGCCGAGCGCGCGTACTGGGACAACGACTCGATCTTCCGTCAGATGAAGGGGGAGACCGACGCTCCGCGCGGCGGCGTGGGCCTGACCGACCGCGAACCCATCCGAGCGGCCATCGCCTGA
- a CDS encoding LLM class F420-dependent oxidoreductase translates to MRIAMSLGYSGGFEETVSGLADYEKAGLQVVQVAEAYSFDAVSQLGFLAARTSRVEIASGIMQLYTRTPSLIAMTAAGLDFVSRGRFTLGIGASGPQVIEGFHGVPYDAPLGRTRETIEICRKVWRREVLEYHGHHYDIPLTAGRGTGLGKPLKIINRPVRDRIPIVLAALGPKNVELAAELAEGWMPAFYLPDSADEVWGEAVRAGTAKRDPALGTLDVWAGASLAVGDDVTALRDTDRPQLALYMGGMGARGRNFYNDLAHRYGYAAEAKLVQDLYLAGRKEEAAAAVPAGLLERLSLIGPRGWVAERLAVFAESGVTTLAVNPVAPTHLERVRLIEQIRELADGL, encoded by the coding sequence GTGCGTATCGCGATGTCGCTGGGGTACAGCGGAGGTTTCGAGGAGACCGTCTCGGGGCTCGCCGACTACGAGAAGGCCGGGCTCCAGGTCGTCCAGGTCGCCGAGGCCTACAGCTTCGACGCGGTCAGCCAGCTGGGGTTCCTCGCCGCCCGGACCTCACGCGTCGAGATCGCCTCGGGGATCATGCAGCTCTACACGCGCACCCCGAGCCTCATCGCGATGACCGCCGCGGGCCTCGACTTCGTCTCGCGCGGGCGGTTCACCCTCGGGATCGGCGCGTCGGGGCCGCAGGTCATCGAGGGTTTCCACGGCGTCCCCTACGATGCCCCGCTGGGCCGGACCCGCGAGACCATCGAGATCTGCCGGAAGGTCTGGCGCCGGGAGGTCCTCGAGTACCACGGCCATCACTACGACATCCCGCTCACCGCGGGGCGGGGGACCGGCCTCGGCAAGCCCTTGAAGATCATTAATCGACCGGTGCGGGACCGGATCCCGATCGTGCTGGCCGCGCTCGGTCCGAAGAACGTCGAGCTCGCCGCCGAGCTCGCCGAGGGTTGGATGCCCGCCTTCTACCTGCCGGACAGCGCGGACGAGGTGTGGGGCGAGGCGGTGCGGGCCGGTACGGCCAAGCGGGACCCGGCGCTCGGCACCCTGGACGTCTGGGCCGGGGCGTCCCTGGCCGTCGGCGACGACGTCACCGCGCTGCGCGACACCGACCGGCCGCAGCTCGCGCTGTACATGGGGGGCATGGGCGCGCGGGGCCGCAACTTCTACAACGACCTGGCTCACCGCTACGGCTACGCCGCGGAGGCGAAGCTTGTCCAGGACCTCTACCTCGCGGGTCGTAAGGAGGAAGCCGCCGCCGCGGTGCCGGCCGGCCTGCTGGAGAGGCTCTCCCTGATCGGGCCGCGCGGCTGGGTGGCCGAACGGCTCGCCGTGTTCGCGGAGTCCGGGGTCACGACGCTCGCCGTCAATCCGGTGGCGCCGACGCACCTGGAGCGGGTGCGTCTCATCGAGCAGATCCGCGAGCTCGCCGACGGCCTGTGA
- a CDS encoding HelD family protein, producing the protein MNAEPDADPVDLAVDVAVDVAGPDAELAAEREHLRRSRRALAGMRAEVEGTEIAAGDAVVDKVTNAYLKLAKQRRLASFTEQEHSTPLFFGRVDYGPDAPRGPGQRFYLGRRHVREAAGDDPLVVDWRTEVARPFYRAHPGDPMGLTVRRRFGYDGAELTAFEDEPLIPRRSGAGTAAGEPAAAGEPAGEATGPAGDLLDREIERPRTGPMRDIIATIQPEQDEIVRADLAVSVCVQGAPGTGKTAVGLHRAAYLLYAHREQLRRCGVLVVGPNRAFLGYIAAVLPSLGEFTVRHSTLDDVVGAVAVRGTDPDDVAALKGDARMATVIRRALHGAIRPPTRPVSVDTRVGRWTVGADEFVDLAADLIAQLGAGALRYGTARARLAGRIAESVRRRAEASGHFFTDGALRTLARGRAVREAVEAVWPRADAPGLVHRLLTDPAFLASAADGVLTDDEQRLLLTGAPRGGVRTARWSLADAFCVDEARDLIESGPGFGHVIIDEAQDLSAMQCRALGRRCADGSATVLGDIAQGTTSWAATSWPTLLAHLGKPTAHLEVLTRGYRVPAEILDFANRLLRHIAPDLRPATSARTTRGALTTAPTTPQGLTAAVVDHTRRTLPHPGSLAIIVADREVAALAAALDAARLPMPIVPLDGDTPPGRACLVPASLAKGLEFDHVIVVEPAAIVAGEAWLLQGLRRLYVVLTRAVSALTVVHADALPAQLR; encoded by the coding sequence ATGAACGCCGAACCGGATGCGGATCCGGTCGACCTGGCCGTCGATGTGGCTGTCGATGTGGCCGGACCGGACGCGGAGCTGGCCGCGGAACGCGAGCACCTCCGGCGCAGCCGGCGGGCGCTGGCGGGGATGCGGGCCGAGGTCGAGGGAACGGAGATTGCCGCGGGCGACGCGGTCGTGGACAAGGTGACGAACGCCTACCTGAAGCTGGCGAAGCAACGGCGGCTCGCCAGCTTCACCGAGCAGGAGCATTCGACGCCGCTGTTCTTCGGCCGGGTCGACTACGGGCCCGACGCGCCCCGGGGCCCCGGCCAGCGCTTCTACCTCGGGCGGCGGCACGTGCGCGAGGCTGCCGGGGACGATCCGCTGGTCGTCGACTGGCGCACCGAGGTCGCCCGGCCGTTCTACCGGGCGCATCCGGGCGACCCGATGGGGCTCACGGTCCGACGCAGGTTCGGCTACGACGGGGCGGAGCTCACCGCGTTCGAGGACGAACCGCTCATCCCCCGCCGCTCGGGGGCGGGGACGGCGGCGGGAGAGCCGGCGGCGGCGGGAGAGCCGGCGGGGGAGGCGACCGGGCCGGCCGGCGACCTGCTGGACCGGGAGATCGAACGGCCCCGCACCGGGCCGATGCGCGACATCATTGCGACGATCCAACCCGAGCAGGACGAGATCGTCCGGGCGGATCTCGCCGTGAGCGTGTGCGTCCAGGGCGCCCCGGGGACGGGAAAGACCGCCGTGGGGCTGCACCGGGCCGCCTATCTGCTCTACGCCCACCGTGAGCAGCTGCGGCGCTGCGGGGTACTCGTCGTCGGCCCCAACCGCGCCTTCCTCGGCTACATCGCCGCGGTGCTGCCCTCCCTCGGGGAGTTCACGGTGCGGCACAGCACCCTCGACGACGTGGTGGGCGCGGTCGCCGTGCGCGGCACGGACCCCGACGACGTGGCCGCGCTCAAGGGCGACGCCCGGATGGCGACGGTGATCCGTCGGGCGTTGCACGGGGCGATCCGCCCGCCCACCCGGCCGGTCTCCGTGGACACCCGGGTCGGCCGGTGGACGGTCGGCGCCGACGAGTTCGTGGACCTGGCCGCCGACCTGATCGCGCAGCTGGGCGCGGGCGCGTTGCGCTACGGTACCGCCCGGGCACGCCTGGCCGGCCGGATCGCCGAGTCTGTCCGTCGCCGGGCCGAGGCGAGCGGACACTTCTTCACCGACGGGGCGCTGCGCACCCTCGCCCGCGGCCGGGCCGTCCGCGAGGCCGTCGAGGCGGTCTGGCCGCGGGCCGACGCGCCGGGCCTGGTGCACCGCCTGCTCACCGACCCGGCGTTCCTGGCGTCGGCGGCCGACGGGGTGCTCACCGACGACGAACAGCGCCTGCTGCTGACCGGCGCACCGCGGGGCGGGGTCCGGACGGCGCGCTGGTCGCTCGCCGACGCGTTCTGCGTCGATGAGGCCCGGGACCTCATCGAGAGCGGACCGGGCTTCGGGCACGTGATCATCGACGAGGCGCAGGACCTCTCCGCGATGCAGTGCCGCGCGCTCGGCCGCCGCTGCGCGGACGGCTCCGCCACCGTCCTCGGGGACATCGCCCAGGGCACCACCAGCTGGGCCGCGACCTCGTGGCCGACGTTGCTGGCCCATCTCGGCAAACCCACGGCGCACCTGGAGGTGCTGACCCGCGGTTACCGGGTGCCCGCGGAGATCCTCGACTTCGCGAACCGGCTCCTGCGCCACATCGCCCCGGATCTGCGTCCGGCGACCTCGGCGCGGACCACGCGCGGCGCGCTGACGACGGCCCCAACCACCCCGCAGGGGCTCACCGCCGCGGTGGTCGACCACACCCGCCGGACCCTGCCGCACCCCGGCTCGCTGGCGATCATCGTCGCCGACCGGGAGGTGGCGGCACTCGCGGCGGCGCTGGACGCCGCGCGGCTGCCGATGCCGATCGTCCCGCTCGACGGGGACACCCCACCCGGGCGGGCCTGCCTCGTGCCCGCCTCGCTCGCCAAGGGACTGGAGTTCGACCATGTCATCGTGGTGGAACCCGCCGCGATCGTGGCGGGTGAGGCGTGGCTGTTGCAGGGGTTGCGCCGGCTCTATGTCGTCCTCACCCGCGCCGTGAGCGCCCTCACCGTCGTGCACGCCGACGCGCTGCCCGCACAGCTGCGGTGA